The genomic region GATGGATTACGGAACTTGTGCCGCCGGTATGGAAACGTCGTCAACTCCCGGAAACCGCACGTGGAAGCGAACATTGGATTTGTGGAATTTGCCAATGAGGGGTAACTACTGCTGCACTAACTACTGCTGCACTGCCTAACCCATACGCTGCTAATGTTAAATCCGTTTATCCTTGCAGTGAGGCGCTGTGTGCCATCACAAACATCAACAGTAATGTGAATAGGGGATTTCGTGCTGAAATTGTTCTCCCCAAGCGTAAACCATCGGAAAAGGATGGCAAAGTATCTGTGCAGTTGGATAATGACGAAGACTGGCAGCAGACGAGTGTGTTGAAACGATTTAATTTCAGTTTGATGCCACCGCTAGCGATCAAATTTCCTCCACGTGCTTTACTTGGTACGAAAAATGATTACCTTTCTACCGTCACCGGACCACTGCTGAGAAAGGTTGATCCCGAGTTGTTCTTTAGCGTACAGAAGGTGCTGCCGGTGGAATGCGATAAAAAATCTAAACTGAGCGGTGCGagcgaacgaaaggaaaaggagaaaaagcaGAAACCACTCTCCGGTCCTGGACTTTATGATGCCGAGAAGAAGGTGTTTACATTTTCTAACCTCACTGAAGCACAGAAAGCCGCCGTCGGCCCGTGTCTGGACTGCATTGTGTGCGAAGACTTTGCTAATGCTACATGCAGCAAATGCGATAATCCATACTGCTCGAAGCGCTGCCACAAGCAGCACCATGTAAACAACGTGTGCCCTGCGAAAGGACAAAAACCGCCGGTGGTTCCGGTAAAGTGCGATCATTTTCTGAAACGAGATCAGCTTCCAACCAAGGCGAATGTTTGCATAACTGCCGTCCTAACGCAGGCCATTGTCTTCGTCCGATCGATGGACCCTGCTGTCGAGTTTGAATACTTTACAACGTTTGCCGATTGTGAGATGGAGAGTCTGTGCGATAAAACCTCTAATGGCACGGAAGTGCAAGTGGTAGCCGGTGAGATATATAATGCACCGGGTGCCCCGCACGGTACGTACGGGCGAGTGCTGCTGATCGAGCCTGGGCCGGTGGAATCAAAATGTGTATTCATCGAACACGGCACGATTAGTCTCGTGCGCAACGAATCATTGAGGTGCATCGAAGATCCGGAATTAAAGTACCGCAAGGTGTACGTCTACAAGGTTTGTCTGGCCGATATTACGGAGGAGTTCGGCGAGGTGGATAAGGCGATTCAATATTTACACCAActcaaaggcaaaaaactcGAGATGAAGTATAAGATGGAGGCAGGCAACATGGTTGATATTCAGTTGCACACAGCGAATTTTACAAGTGTGAACGAATACATCAACCGTTTGATCATTGTCCCACCAATACTGACGGATAAGGAGCACGAAGTTTTCATCAAGTACGAGGTAAGTAAGTGGCGAGGGAGTGGAATCGCTAAAGTTAAATCTAATCGCGTTTACCTCCTTAGGACATCGCTCATAAGATCCCAACGATGGGCAAAGGTAAGAGCATTATGATTCTGAATCGGATGACCATAAAGTTTGACGGACGCGTTACCTGGATCGACTGGGATGACCTGCCGTACCTGGAGACGCTGCAAGGTAAATTGCAGAGCTATGGTAAGAAAGTGTCAACATTCCAGCGCGATTTTACCCCACGCCTCGGGGAGCTGTGTCTGGTGCGTTGCATGGAACGCTGGTATCGGGCCGTATGCCAGGAGACAGCTGGTGATCGCAAACCGTCACTGTTCCTGTGCGACTACGGTTGCATGGTGATAGTCGATTTAGAAAACATCCGAAAGATACCGAGCCAGTTCACGACGGAAGTTCGTACGTATGACGGTGTCGTGGAAGGTTTGCTCGACGCCCAAACGGGGGGTTTAACGATAGATTCGGACTTTTTGGATAACTACCTGCCCGAAAACGAACCATTGATGGTGGATGTTTCGGAAATGAAGAGGGGCGATTCGATCAATAGCGGTGTTGAAGAAACCTACAACGTATTGAACTTCCACCGATTTTCCGCATTTACTAACTCATTGAAAACCAAACCGGTTGAAGATCATatcaataattaaaaatggtaCAAAACATTAATGTGCATCAAAAGTTCAAAGAACGTTAGCGGTAGAAAACtcttttcttcttatttttcctcataacatattttttgtagCTCGCAAACTTACATGCGATCATATAACCTCCTTCTGAATTAGGAATGATCCCTGGATAGGGGCGAGATAGGTTACCAATTTGTAGATGTAGATGTTTTGTTAAACTTTGCTAAAATTGTTCATTACAGAGTCGTCGATCCGTGAATTTATacttagaaaacaaaaacagagagAAGAATTTGGGAAATGAATCGAACAAACCGACCAATCCAGCATCTTAAAAGAGTTATGCTAACTGAATTTTTCAAAGACCTGCCGTAAGACGGTCACAACTTCATTTTAAAGATCGTCGGATCGAAAGGTAGTTAAAGGGgatattttactttgtttacattcaaataaaacttttaacAGATAATCATTCGTACAATGGAAAGTGCTTTGTCCTGtaccgtttgtttgttaatAGATCCATCGGACATTATTTGTCTACATGAACATGAGTTTATGATAAAACTAAACAATATGCGCAAGCAGTAAAGAGAGCGAAATATGACGGTCGTTGCACTTGACTGTCTTGACCGAAATTTGTGCGAAAATGCTTGACGGGACCGAAGTCTTCTTGATGACGCCGAAAAATTTATATCTCTCAATGGTTTGCAACGTAACATAGCGTGTTGCTTCAATCCATTGAGTCCAGATGGCGGCAGAAGGACACCATATAACACTAGCGTATTCAATTGAGCAATGCGACGATTTAATAGCAAGTGAGTCGCGAAATTCCTAGTTCAACCGAAAATTAAACCTAGCAGTTGGTTGCCCATACtgaacacatttttcataTGGGGCTTAAAAGTGAGACGGTTTTCAAGTAAAACACCTTGATCACAGATCATCTCTACACGATCCGGAATGTCTTTGTCCACGTGGTGGTCAAACGAGACACCTGGATCGAGAAAGCGACAGAACACGATACTTATCAGACACACACTGTCGTATagatccttttggttttcgttgaatttagCCTTTACTTGTAAATTTGCTGCatatatgttttatgttttttcgtGCGAATACTACTTTTGATTATAACACATAATTGCTTCTTAGCAAACTGTAGTTTCTTGCCGAACATGTACACATTAAAACTCCGGTCTTTGATCTAATACTTAACGGTAAAACATTCTTACCGCGCCGATACGATCACGCTCCCCAGCCGGAGTGTCCGATCGTCGGATGCTGCGCATCAACCCCGATGGATAGCAGACACTCTCATCAGCTGATAACAGTGAGTTATCAGTGAGTGGCCCAAAGCTTATCGATCCTGTCAGGTCCTATCACAACGGTTTCCTAACTGGTTCGCTAATATTTTGCTAGCAATCTGCAGGTACCACTTACACCGAGATGCCGAATAGTTGTGCTCAGCGACCATAGCGTGGCCCTGTTTCCTCCGTTGAGATGCTCAAGCCGAGCGAGAACGAGCAATTCTAGTAGGTGATTAGGTAGGAACCGTTAAGCCATTGATCCGCTACCCCGCATGTGTTCCTCATGGTGTCGTTCGCTTCATTAAGTAGGAGATACCTTCTGCCATTTCCACTATTGGCATGTTGGTTTCTGTATTCTCGTAGGAGGATTCTCCATGCTTTCTGTTGAGAATTTTACCAATGCACTGGTTCCTGGAGACGTCTTGCAGCTTTGATGTCTCGCAGATTGTTAAGTTGCCAATTTTCGGACACTCGCTTACTATCATATATAGAGTGCCGGGGTTTCTTAGATATTCTTAGACTTCCTGGTCAGTTTGATGTGTTCAATGTGATTCGAAACTGGATTCTATTCCGTCATTTATGGTATTTAGTTTAAATAGAATTTGAATAGCATTAAGCTCTTCTGCAAGGTTTTGAATATTTCCTGAGAGATTATTTGTGGCTATTGGAGTTGTAGGTTGGTCGctatttgaatgttattgttaTCTGCTAAATTGTTTAGCGATGGCGAAATGGCTCTTAGATCTTCCGCGTCGGGTGAGCCCGCGACCAACTTTCAGGCACTACCATCTTTTGGACCTAGTGTGTTTTGTCGGTATTAGTTGTTCTAGGCTAATCGTGATTGTTTCTATCTTATACTGGAGTAGATTAGCTATTTTTGAATTTGTATGTACTTCGAAGGGATGGTGTGATCTggggaaaataatgttttcttaaaatctgttgtttattttcctcaaTGCCCCTGTGTGCTCTAGTGTGCGTTCTctctattctttttttctgttcactttcttccacgacatcatttaaaaaatgtttgagtaaattatattttcactaATTTGGACTGactgaaataatttttatagaCTTCTTGCAATTGTCCCAAAATTTCTTCCTACGTCGTTAGACCGATAGCCTTACTAGGCACGAAGAATTCCTTCATTAAGGCAATCGGGATTTGTTCGCTGGGTTACGTCCTCTTAATGACGATTCTTCTGTACCCGGGAAACGGATTTGTAACTATCGTTTCGGGTGCACTATTGCTCTTTTTTATGACAATCTGAAGATTAAATGCGTTAAATGGGGCCTCAGTGGAGATGATGTAATTActgtcatcatcatcttctgcCGAATGAATCGGGGTAAGCGAGTGCACTTGCACCTTACTCAGTGCGTCCGCCACGACATTGGCCTTGCCAGGTTTGTAGATTATTTGGTAGTCATGTT from Anopheles coustani chromosome 3, idAnoCousDA_361_x.2, whole genome shotgun sequence harbors:
- the LOC131260163 gene encoding protein vreteno-like, translated to MEKDYNTDLEDFGNLDSLDVPFDEYKQQPELSTIVIRNVKLVSADGLRNLCRRYGNVVNSRKPHVEANIGFVEFANEGEALCAITNINSNVNRGFRAEIVLPKRKPSEKDGKVSVQLDNDEDWQQTSVLKRFNFSLMPPLAIKFPPRALLGTKNDYLSTVTGPLLRKVDPELFFSVQKVLPVECDKKSKLSGASERKEKEKKQKPLSGPGLYDAEKKVFTFSNLTEAQKAAVGPCLDCIVCEDFANATCSKCDNPYCSKRCHKQHHVNNVCPAKGQKPPVVPVKCDHFLKRDQLPTKANVCITAVLTQAIVFVRSMDPAVEFEYFTTFADCEMESLCDKTSNGTEVQVVAGEIYNAPGAPHGTYGRVLLIEPGPVESKCVFIEHGTISLVRNESLRCIEDPELKYRKVYVYKVCLADITEEFGEVDKAIQYLHQLKGKKLEMKYKMEAGNMVDIQLHTANFTSVNEYINRLIIVPPILTDKEHEVFIKYEDIAHKIPTMGKGKSIMILNRMTIKFDGRVTWIDWDDLPYLETLQGKLQSYGKKVSTFQRDFTPRLGELCLVRCMERWYRAVCQETAGDRKPSLFLCDYGCMVIVDLENIRKIPSQFTTEVRTYDGVVEGLLDAQTGGLTIDSDFLDNYLPENEPLMVDVSEMKRGDSINSGVEETYNVLNFHRFSAFTNSLKTKPVEDHINN